From the Paenibacillus sp. FSL H8-0548 genome, one window contains:
- a CDS encoding DedA family protein gives MYDLLLTIIEEIGYFALFLVLCLGLIGLPIPNEAVVMTGGALAESGVLSPLPAFIMTFLGICSAMTFGYSIGRFAGSKLSNWFSSKKNISRFVAKSEQLSDQYGGYAISLSLCLPFLRHVTPYVMGMNRMPYKRFVMFAYPSALIWTLIYFIIGSIVGDKVQDLSNHIYQYGIWIIVALGAAIAGIITIKHFKGKENKDPVDRPM, from the coding sequence ATGTATGATTTGCTATTAACTATAATAGAAGAAATCGGCTATTTCGCCCTGTTTCTCGTCTTATGTCTCGGTTTGATTGGCTTGCCAATCCCGAATGAAGCCGTTGTGATGACAGGTGGCGCTCTTGCAGAGTCTGGCGTATTATCGCCTTTACCTGCATTTATAATGACCTTCCTAGGCATATGCTCTGCGATGACCTTTGGCTATAGCATTGGGAGATTTGCTGGTAGCAAGCTATCCAATTGGTTCAGCAGCAAAAAGAATATTAGTAGATTCGTCGCTAAATCCGAGCAGCTCAGTGATCAATACGGCGGCTACGCGATTAGCCTCAGCCTATGCCTGCCTTTTTTAAGACATGTAACTCCTTATGTGATGGGAATGAACCGTATGCCTTACAAGCGGTTTGTCATGTTCGCATATCCTTCTGCTCTGATTTGGACACTCATCTACTTCATCATCGGTTCAATTGTAGGCGATAAGGTACAGGATTTATCCAATCATATCTATCAATACGGTATTTGGATTATTGTTGCACTCGGCGCTGCCATTGCGGGCATTATAACCATTAAACATTTTAAAGGCAAAGAAAACAAGGATCCGGTTGATCGGCCCATGTGA
- a CDS encoding MDR family MFS transporter, producing the protein MNANQTRKKVTVALFVATFLAAIEGTIVSTAMPSITGELKGIQQYSWIISIYLLATVITTPIYGKLSDLYGRKRMFIIGALIFLTGSMLSGLSQTMNQLILFRALQGLGAGALTTIPYTIIADLYPFEQRAKVQGWMSSIWGIAGISGPMAGGLLVDYISWRAIFYMNLPFGVVAIYLLFTSLRETIEKKKRYIDYPGIAVFTIAMFSFLYGMTLLREGSAESLPLVRIGSFFAIAILFFILFAVIERRSPEPIIPFQLFRNRIISMANLVSFLLCVINVVIIFYLPLWIQGVYGKPATYSGLAMIPLSIAWPLGSILAGNWIAKKGLRFISVIGSGFLLASSIGFATLTASTSIVLFIVFTFMAGLSFGLSLTSLTVAVSSAVGWEQRGSAVASNNFIRTLGQTIGITVFGLLLHTGQAEVINSAVLAASLHTIFVWVAVLSVLVVLVSLALPKLNQTEQQRRIAS; encoded by the coding sequence ATGAACGCTAATCAAACCCGTAAAAAAGTGACAGTTGCTTTGTTCGTCGCCACGTTCTTAGCTGCAATTGAAGGAACGATCGTTAGTACAGCAATGCCCAGCATAACTGGAGAGCTTAAGGGCATCCAACAATACAGCTGGATTATTTCGATTTATTTGCTTGCAACCGTCATTACAACACCTATTTATGGTAAGCTTTCTGATTTATATGGCCGCAAGAGGATGTTTATTATCGGTGCACTCATATTTCTCACTGGCTCCATGCTGTCCGGCTTGTCACAGACGATGAATCAGCTTATCCTATTTCGCGCGCTTCAAGGCTTAGGGGCGGGAGCACTCACCACCATACCCTACACGATTATCGCTGATCTATATCCTTTCGAGCAGCGGGCCAAGGTACAAGGCTGGATGTCCAGCATTTGGGGAATCGCGGGTATCTCCGGGCCCATGGCTGGCGGACTGCTTGTGGATTACATATCTTGGAGAGCGATATTTTACATGAATCTGCCGTTTGGCGTTGTGGCTATTTATTTATTGTTCACATCACTGCGGGAGACGATTGAGAAGAAAAAGAGGTATATCGATTATCCTGGCATAGCCGTGTTTACGATTGCGATGTTCAGCTTCCTGTATGGGATGACGCTGCTTCGGGAGGGTTCGGCTGAGAGTCTCCCCTTGGTGAGAATCGGTTCGTTTTTTGCCATAGCTATTCTTTTCTTTATTCTTTTTGCGGTCATCGAGCGCCGCTCGCCCGAGCCCATTATTCCATTTCAGTTATTCCGCAATCGGATCATTAGTATGGCGAATCTGGTTAGTTTTTTGTTATGCGTTATTAATGTTGTCATTATTTTTTATTTGCCGTTATGGATTCAAGGCGTCTACGGCAAGCCGGCAACCTATTCGGGTCTTGCTATGATTCCGTTATCGATCGCATGGCCGCTCGGCTCGATTTTGGCCGGTAATTGGATTGCCAAAAAAGGCTTGCGCTTTATCAGTGTAATCGGCTCAGGCTTTCTATTAGCAAGCAGTATCGGCTTTGCAACGCTGACAGCTTCCACCTCAATTGTCTTATTCATCGTATTCACGTTTATGGCAGGCTTGTCATTTGGTTTATCGTTGACATCGCTAACTGTCGCTGTATCGTCAGCGGTTGGATGGGAGCAGCGCGGCTCAGCTGTCGCCAGCAATAATTTTATTCGGACTTTAGGTCAGACTATTGGAATCACGGTCTTCGGCTTGCTCCTGCATACGGGGCAAGCGGAGGTAATCAATTCCGCTGTTCTTGCTGCAAGCTTGCATACGATATTTGTTTGGGTAGCCGTTCTATCGGTGCTTGTTGTTTTGGTATCTCTTGCTTTGCCTAAGCTTAATCAGACTGAGCAGCAGCGACGAATCGCTTCATAG
- a CDS encoding serine hydrolase has protein sequence MKSLDLEAYSELLREWKINSVVIYQREKLLGEWYVSGKDSVGPLYSCTKSILSVLIGIAIDKGFLTDVDQPITDYLEHPAEINGALSQISIKHLLTMTPGFDWPDFDKPYKDFEAAEDPIQFVFKQPLISDPGTAFAYNSGGSHLLAAILTKAVGMSALSFANEHLFGPLGFHGTRWSDLAGINKGGTGLYLYGRDMARIGSLVAQRGRFENKQIVSSSWVDESTMLHHKGLLQYEPPIYGGFGYHWWHSPVSHNGQCECYFAFGHGGQYLLIVPEHELVIVVRKKVTKRNDAIYARRLIFEHIIPDYMAVSVH, from the coding sequence ATGAAATCTTTGGATCTTGAGGCATATAGTGAGCTGCTCCGCGAATGGAAAATTAATTCAGTTGTTATTTATCAAAGAGAGAAGCTTCTTGGTGAATGGTATGTAAGTGGAAAAGATTCCGTCGGTCCGTTATATTCTTGCACGAAAAGTATATTGTCGGTGCTCATTGGCATTGCGATCGATAAAGGCTTTCTAACCGATGTGGATCAACCGATTACAGACTACTTGGAGCATCCTGCAGAAATCAACGGTGCGTTAAGTCAAATTTCGATTAAGCATTTGCTTACGATGACGCCGGGCTTCGATTGGCCTGATTTTGATAAACCGTATAAAGATTTTGAAGCGGCAGAAGATCCTATTCAATTTGTATTTAAGCAGCCGCTTATCTCTGATCCTGGAACAGCCTTTGCCTATAATTCAGGAGGTTCACACTTATTAGCGGCAATTTTGACCAAAGCAGTTGGCATGTCGGCACTATCTTTCGCCAATGAGCATTTATTCGGTCCACTTGGCTTTCATGGCACGCGCTGGTCGGATTTAGCGGGAATTAATAAAGGGGGAACGGGGCTGTATCTATATGGTAGAGATATGGCGCGAATCGGCAGCCTTGTTGCTCAAAGAGGACGGTTTGAGAACAAGCAGATCGTGTCGTCCTCTTGGGTAGACGAGTCTACGATGCTGCATCATAAAGGATTGCTGCAGTACGAACCTCCGATTTATGGCGGGTTTGGTTATCATTGGTGGCACTCGCCTGTGAGCCATAATGGCCAATGCGAATGTTATTTTGCTTTTGGTCATGGTGGTCAATATTTGCTTATCGTGCCTGAGCATGAGCTTGTCATTGTTGTTCGCAAAAAGGTAACGAAGCGAAATGATGCCATATATGCAAGACGGCTAATTTTCGAGCATATTATTCCGGATTATATGGCAGTCTCTGTTCATTGA
- a CDS encoding 5'-deoxyadenosine deaminase: protein MSSLLIQNAVVMTMNDQDDIFTGDVFIEGNRIVQIGAGLNARGADQVIDAAGKVLLPGFIQTHIHLCQTLFRGRADDLSLISWLKEKIWPLEAAHSEDSVYYSAMLGIGELIRSGTTTILDMETVHYTDFAFQAIKQSGIRAVSGKVMMDHGTEVPVALQENTQKSLQDSVDLLEKWHGAENGRIQYAFCPRFVVSCTEELLIGVRDLSAKYGVMVHTHASENTGEIAIVEAERGMRNVVYLDHIGLAKPNLVLAHSIWLNDDEKRIIRERGVKVTHCPGSNMKLASGVAEIPFLLEQGIDVGIGADGAPCNNNLDMFQEMRLTAYMQKVKHGPTVMNARTVLRMATMGGAKVLGLESKIGSIEIGKLADLQLLDLEDFHVYPSFDADWYSRVVYAATRGDVDTVIIDGQLVMENKLVKTIDKKVVLKEADRSLRNLLQRL, encoded by the coding sequence ATGAGCTCATTACTCATCCAGAACGCAGTTGTTATGACGATGAATGATCAGGATGATATCTTTACTGGTGATGTATTCATTGAAGGTAATCGTATTGTGCAAATAGGAGCTGGATTGAATGCAAGGGGAGCGGACCAAGTCATCGATGCAGCTGGAAAGGTGCTGTTGCCTGGCTTCATTCAAACTCATATCCACCTTTGTCAGACACTATTCCGTGGAAGAGCTGACGATTTGTCGCTTATTTCATGGTTAAAAGAAAAAATATGGCCGCTGGAGGCCGCACACAGTGAGGATTCCGTTTATTACTCCGCAATGCTTGGGATTGGCGAGCTGATACGAAGCGGTACGACAACGATATTGGATATGGAAACAGTCCATTACACGGATTTCGCATTTCAAGCGATAAAACAAAGCGGCATTCGGGCAGTCTCGGGAAAAGTAATGATGGATCATGGCACTGAGGTTCCAGTAGCTCTGCAAGAAAACACACAAAAATCGCTTCAAGATAGTGTGGATTTATTGGAAAAATGGCATGGCGCTGAGAACGGAAGAATTCAATATGCGTTTTGTCCGAGATTCGTCGTCTCCTGCACGGAGGAGCTGCTTATCGGAGTGCGTGATTTATCTGCAAAGTATGGTGTCATGGTGCATACGCATGCCTCGGAAAATACAGGCGAGATCGCAATCGTTGAAGCAGAGCGCGGGATGAGAAATGTTGTGTATTTGGATCATATCGGATTAGCGAAGCCCAATTTAGTGTTAGCACACAGTATTTGGCTGAATGACGACGAAAAACGTATCATTCGTGAACGAGGTGTCAAGGTAACACATTGTCCAGGCTCGAATATGAAGCTGGCATCCGGAGTAGCTGAAATACCATTTTTGCTGGAACAGGGCATTGACGTTGGGATTGGAGCTGATGGCGCTCCTTGCAACAACAATCTGGATATGTTTCAAGAAATGCGTTTAACAGCCTATATGCAAAAGGTAAAGCATGGCCCCACTGTCATGAACGCGAGAACAGTGCTGCGGATGGCAACGATGGGCGGAGCGAAGGTGCTCGGTTTAGAAAGCAAAATCGGAAGTATAGAAATTGGCAAGCTGGCTGACCTGCAGCTTCTTGATTTGGAGGATTTTCATGTGTACCCTTCCTTTGATGCGGATTGGTATTCCAGAGTCGTCTATGCGGCAACGAGAGGCGATGTGGATACCGTAATTATTGATGGGCAGCTGGTCATGGAGAATAAGCTCGTAAAAACGATAGATAAAAAGGTTGTGCTTAAAGAGGCGGATCGTTCATTGCGGAATTTGCTCCAAAGACTTTGA
- a CDS encoding XdhC family protein, with amino-acid sequence MDMHDVLVSVMKEAGRAVLATIICVDGHSYRKAGAAMLFQLGNEQIGSLSPGCLENDLLERAERVWESGQFERIDYNLKQGEDVIWGESIGCGGEIRILLEPVDVRLRAILLKIKERNDMGTPVRLTRSWEADEMSYTLHDDIQDGTGNFIMQEADQKRLSIQISPRPRLVLFGAGKDADAIYGLVRHIGFQVVVTDWRSSLCTQERYPEADCIVGSPEQIVEQLSFRTNDYLIVCSHHLQQDKEMIRLALPLQLVYIGIMGSKQRIRTLFETFLIPSNVRAPIGLSIGADGPNEIAVSVAAELIAIRAGHEQRSQKERIKDGYFSPLFGRRTEQANGGSQAISRAGEK; translated from the coding sequence ATGGATATGCACGATGTATTGGTTTCGGTAATGAAGGAAGCAGGTCGAGCTGTACTAGCGACAATCATTTGTGTGGATGGCCATTCTTACCGTAAAGCAGGAGCGGCCATGCTCTTCCAGCTAGGCAATGAACAAATTGGCTCTTTAAGTCCAGGGTGTCTTGAAAATGATTTGTTGGAAAGAGCAGAGAGGGTATGGGAATCAGGCCAATTCGAGAGAATTGACTATAACTTAAAGCAAGGAGAGGACGTGATCTGGGGCGAGAGTATAGGCTGCGGTGGAGAAATTCGCATTTTGCTGGAACCCGTCGATGTACGGCTGCGTGCAATCTTACTAAAAATTAAGGAGAGGAACGATATGGGGACTCCTGTTAGGCTTACGCGAAGTTGGGAAGCAGATGAAATGAGTTATACGCTCCATGATGATATACAGGATGGGACTGGAAATTTCATCATGCAGGAAGCGGATCAGAAGCGATTGTCGATACAGATTAGTCCAAGACCGCGATTAGTTTTGTTCGGAGCAGGCAAGGATGCGGATGCCATTTATGGGTTGGTTCGGCATATTGGATTTCAGGTTGTCGTAACCGATTGGCGGTCTTCACTATGTACGCAGGAGAGATATCCTGAAGCGGATTGTATCGTTGGATCTCCAGAGCAAATTGTCGAGCAGCTTAGCTTCCGAACGAATGACTATTTAATTGTTTGCAGCCATCATTTGCAGCAGGATAAGGAGATGATACGACTTGCCTTGCCGCTGCAGCTCGTATATATCGGAATCATGGGCTCCAAGCAACGAATTCGAACGTTGTTTGAAACGTTTCTAATTCCCTCGAATGTGAGGGCTCCAATCGGTCTCTCCATAGGGGCGGATGGTCCGAATGAAATTGCAGTGAGCGTTGCTGCCGAGCTCATTGCCATACGAGCAGGACATGAGCAGCGTTCTCAGAAGGAGAGGATAAAGGATGGTTATTTCAGCCCTTTATTTGGCCGCAGGACTGAGCAGGCGAATGGGGGTTCGCAAGCAATCTCTAGAGCTGGCGAAAAATAA
- a CDS encoding NTP transferase domain-containing protein, with translation MVISALYLAAGLSRRMGVRKQSLELAKNKPLAGEGLLALLSSPVKRIMVVVHPEDPLDWFPEECYSKSGLDDAAAVHVVSSTEASKGIAYSIRSGLQALIALDSSLDAVLVVLADQPFVSSRMLTERIQFWLERPELDYVATASYDASGESMILMPPAVLSRSMFASLARLEGDQGARKLFHLPAFKGEGLSVLDGPALMDIDTVSDMDIARERYANLSMAISRKNR, from the coding sequence ATGGTTATTTCAGCCCTTTATTTGGCCGCAGGACTGAGCAGGCGAATGGGGGTTCGCAAGCAATCTCTAGAGCTGGCGAAAAATAAACCACTCGCAGGGGAAGGGCTTCTTGCTTTATTATCCAGCCCTGTTAAACGTATTATGGTTGTCGTGCATCCAGAGGACCCATTGGATTGGTTTCCTGAGGAATGTTATAGCAAGTCGGGTCTGGATGATGCAGCAGCTGTTCATGTCGTGAGCAGCACTGAGGCCTCGAAGGGTATCGCTTATTCTATCCGTTCCGGGCTCCAAGCGCTAATTGCCCTTGATTCATCACTTGACGCTGTGTTGGTAGTTTTAGCAGATCAGCCATTTGTTTCATCTCGTATGTTAACGGAGCGTATACAGTTCTGGCTTGAACGACCAGAGCTGGATTATGTTGCTACTGCTTCATATGACGCAAGCGGGGAATCGATGATTTTGATGCCGCCTGCTGTCTTATCCCGTTCGATGTTTGCTTCGCTTGCGCGTCTGGAAGGTGATCAGGGGGCGCGTAAATTGTTTCACTTACCTGCATTTAAAGGGGAAGGCTTATCGGTATTGGATGGGCCCGCATTAATGGACATCGATACCGTTTCAGACATGGACATTGCGAGAGAACGGTATGCTAACTTATCAATGGCTATCTCTCGAAAAAATAGATAG
- a CDS encoding BMP family ABC transporter substrate-binding protein, translating to MKQQKKVIFTGAAFLLMLVLIISGCSSNNTNQANEGATNVPTGTTEAGASTDEPAKLPRVAFVYIGPPGDGGWTFEHDKGRLFMEEQLGIKADTVENVPESADAERIITELAQNHDVVFTTSFGYMEYTLNVAKKFPNVKFLHTSGYKTNENMGTFFGKNYDASYLSGIAAGKMTEKNVIGYVGAFPIPEVIYNINAFTLGVQSVNPDATINVVWTNTWFDPTTERQAAVSLLDKGADVLLAYQDSPATLTAAAERGALAGGNDSDMTRFAPEAYLTNPVWNWGPYYTKTVQSIIDGTWKSEQYSGSLADGMVDIAPFGASVPEDVRTLVNDAKAKLIAGELSVFTGPIIDASGVVKVEEGKTLTLEDILVMDWFVKGVEGTFPK from the coding sequence ATGAAACAGCAAAAAAAAGTAATATTTACAGGTGCAGCTTTTCTTTTAATGCTCGTACTGATCATTAGTGGTTGTTCAAGCAACAATACGAACCAAGCAAACGAAGGTGCGACTAATGTGCCAACGGGAACAACAGAAGCTGGTGCGAGTACAGATGAGCCTGCAAAACTTCCACGTGTCGCATTCGTTTATATCGGGCCTCCAGGTGATGGCGGTTGGACATTCGAGCATGACAAGGGCAGATTGTTCATGGAAGAACAACTCGGCATTAAAGCGGACACGGTCGAAAATGTACCGGAGAGCGCGGATGCAGAGCGAATTATAACCGAGCTTGCTCAAAATCACGATGTTGTTTTTACAACAAGCTTTGGTTATATGGAATATACGCTTAATGTAGCCAAAAAATTTCCTAACGTAAAGTTCCTTCATACATCAGGTTATAAAACGAATGAAAATATGGGCACTTTTTTTGGTAAAAACTATGACGCAAGCTATTTGAGCGGTATCGCAGCCGGAAAGATGACTGAGAAAAACGTGATCGGCTATGTCGGAGCTTTCCCGATTCCGGAGGTCATTTATAACATTAATGCCTTCACACTTGGCGTTCAAAGTGTAAATCCGGATGCGACCATAAATGTCGTGTGGACAAATACGTGGTTTGATCCGACAACGGAGCGACAAGCAGCGGTAAGCTTGCTGGACAAAGGAGCGGATGTGCTGCTTGCTTATCAGGATTCACCTGCTACGCTAACAGCTGCTGCTGAGCGGGGGGCACTAGCAGGAGGCAATGATTCGGATATGACACGCTTCGCACCAGAAGCCTACTTAACGAATCCGGTCTGGAATTGGGGTCCTTATTATACAAAAACTGTGCAATCGATCATTGACGGAACGTGGAAAAGCGAGCAGTATTCCGGTTCACTTGCTGACGGCATGGTGGATATTGCACCGTTTGGAGCAAGTGTTCCAGAGGATGTGAGGACGTTAGTGAATGATGCGAAGGCAAAGCTCATTGCAGGAGAGCTAAGTGTTTTTACTGGACCAATTATTGACGCATCGGGAGTCGTAAAGGTGGAGGAAGGCAAAACGTTGACGTTAGAAGATATTTTGGTTATGGACTGGTTCGTTAAGGGTGTCGAGGGAACGTTTCCGAAATAG
- a CDS encoding ABC transporter ATP-binding protein: MHEKYSIEMRQIVKKFGHVSANDHVDFHAKPGQIHALLGENGAGKSTMMCMLSGVYRPTSGEILIHGEPAKIRSPKDAMRLGVGMVFQNFRLVQTLTAAENIVLGEKSSFWRGAKWLKEKQQEIEAIADRFGLAIPVNLPIWQLSVGEQQRVEIVKTLYRGADLIILDEPTSVLTPGEAEQLFATLQRMKAEGKTIILTTHKLKEVMAAADHISVMRKGKMIHSIAKTATTERELAKLMVGKEIGEERAFKPRPQGNVLLAVNQVDVYADHGRKSLDRFSLHVNEGEIVGVAGVAGNGQKELAEILTGLRSWKQGTIHFAGKALRNGSVRAAIEAGIAHVPENRMKSGLAGGLGIVDNLLFKSYRSMERSRLGFLRMGRNRAWSQRLVEQFDVRTPDLETPVQQLSGGNQQKLLFAREVNQEPLLMVAVHPTQGLDVGATEGVHGLLDEMRNEGKSVLLISEDLDEVIQLSDRILVIYNGQIVGEMSGKDADREQIGMYMAGLHASEEEAG, from the coding sequence ATGCATGAAAAATACTCGATAGAGATGCGCCAAATTGTAAAAAAATTTGGCCATGTGTCAGCAAATGATCATGTTGATTTTCATGCGAAACCAGGCCAAATTCATGCGCTGCTCGGCGAGAATGGAGCTGGCAAGAGTACGATGATGTGCATGCTGTCGGGCGTATATCGGCCAACCAGCGGCGAAATTCTCATTCATGGGGAGCCAGCGAAAATTCGTTCGCCAAAGGATGCCATGAGGCTTGGAGTGGGCATGGTGTTTCAAAACTTCCGTCTTGTTCAGACGTTAACTGCCGCAGAGAACATCGTGTTAGGAGAGAAATCGTCTTTTTGGCGAGGGGCCAAATGGTTGAAGGAGAAGCAGCAGGAAATTGAAGCGATTGCGGATCGTTTTGGATTAGCGATCCCAGTTAATCTTCCGATCTGGCAGCTTTCTGTTGGAGAGCAGCAGCGAGTAGAGATCGTTAAGACGCTCTACCGGGGTGCGGATCTTATTATATTAGATGAGCCTACATCGGTACTGACTCCCGGCGAGGCGGAGCAGCTGTTTGCAACGCTGCAGCGGATGAAGGCAGAAGGAAAGACTATTATTCTAACTACGCACAAGCTGAAGGAGGTCATGGCGGCAGCGGATCATATTTCGGTCATGCGGAAAGGAAAGATGATTCACTCGATCGCGAAAACAGCCACAACGGAGCGCGAGCTGGCTAAGCTTATGGTAGGGAAAGAAATAGGAGAGGAGAGAGCTTTCAAGCCTCGTCCGCAAGGAAACGTATTGCTTGCCGTAAACCAGGTAGATGTATATGCGGATCACGGCAGAAAATCGCTTGATCGATTCTCACTGCATGTCAATGAAGGTGAAATTGTAGGTGTAGCAGGGGTGGCGGGCAATGGACAAAAGGAGCTCGCTGAGATTTTGACCGGGCTGCGGAGCTGGAAGCAAGGAACGATTCATTTTGCAGGCAAAGCACTACGGAACGGATCTGTGAGGGCGGCAATTGAAGCGGGAATCGCCCATGTACCCGAAAATCGCATGAAAAGCGGTTTGGCCGGCGGTCTTGGCATCGTAGATAATTTATTGTTCAAATCCTATCGATCCATGGAGCGCTCACGCCTTGGCTTTCTCCGAATGGGCAGGAACCGAGCTTGGTCGCAGCGGCTAGTTGAGCAATTTGATGTGAGGACACCCGATCTTGAGACGCCGGTACAGCAATTGTCGGGCGGTAATCAACAAAAGCTGCTGTTTGCTAGAGAGGTTAATCAAGAGCCGCTGCTGATGGTTGCGGTTCATCCGACGCAGGGGCTTGATGTTGGAGCAACGGAAGGGGTGCATGGGCTATTAGATGAAATGAGAAACGAAGGGAAAAGTGTACTGCTCATCTCAGAGGATTTGGACGAAGTCATTCAGCTGTCAGATCGCATTCTTGTTATTTACAACGGTCAGATTGTAGGCGAAATGAGCGGCAAGGATGCTGATCGTGAGCAGATCGGGATGTATATGGCAGGGCTTCACGCTTCAGAGGAGGAAGCGGGATGA